A single Alcanivorax borkumensis SK2 DNA region contains:
- a CDS encoding ABC1 kinase family protein yields the protein MARKTVKRVKTGSVERRFSMAKAGFMAGAKYATASAGTLFTAKDKRGERRKEILSARAQELVEELGSLKGSVVKIGQMMALFGEHFLPEEVTTALHTLENQTTALEWPAIERHLKRQLGEVKLAELEVEQQPLGAASLAQVHKAVRKSDGKELCLKIQYPGVADAIDSDMRALVRLLKLSRLVPITEQFNMWLDEVREMLKREVDYDLEAHTTRHFRHALAEDTRFVVPEIVPEFSTHNIMCMTFEHGISVNDPAVLELSQARRNFIGRAIMELCCREVFEWNKMQTDPNFGNYLLRIGETPEQDQVVLLDFGAIRDFDNEVLGPGREMIRASFYHDTDRLIRALNALDFLAGNTPRKLLEEFSGLCFEAIEVLQDPDRYPPPAFVLNENGEYCWGKSDLPNRIMNRAGRNALSVHFDVPPKEFIFLARKLLGAYTFLHVIESEVRGNTILEPFIHMQEEDDIALVKQKTVTPGD from the coding sequence ATGGCACGTAAAACGGTAAAACGGGTTAAAACAGGCTCAGTGGAGCGACGATTCTCAATGGCCAAGGCCGGCTTTATGGCTGGCGCCAAATACGCTACAGCTAGCGCAGGAACACTGTTCACTGCAAAAGATAAGCGTGGCGAGCGGCGCAAGGAAATCCTTTCTGCTCGCGCTCAGGAGCTAGTGGAAGAGCTGGGTAGCCTGAAAGGTTCTGTGGTTAAGATTGGGCAGATGATGGCGTTGTTTGGTGAACACTTCCTGCCGGAAGAGGTGACAACCGCCCTGCATACCTTGGAAAACCAGACAACCGCACTGGAATGGCCTGCCATTGAACGTCACCTCAAGCGGCAGCTGGGCGAGGTTAAGCTTGCTGAGCTTGAGGTTGAGCAACAACCGCTGGGGGCGGCGTCTTTGGCGCAAGTGCATAAGGCTGTGCGCAAATCAGATGGCAAAGAGCTATGCCTGAAAATCCAATATCCGGGCGTGGCAGATGCCATTGATTCGGACATGCGTGCTCTGGTTCGCTTGCTGAAATTAAGCCGCCTGGTGCCTATCACTGAGCAGTTCAACATGTGGTTGGATGAGGTACGCGAGATGCTCAAGCGGGAAGTCGATTACGATCTCGAGGCCCATACCACCCGCCATTTTCGCCATGCTCTGGCCGAGGACACGCGTTTTGTGGTTCCAGAAATTGTTCCAGAGTTCTCTACCCACAACATCATGTGCATGACGTTTGAACATGGGATAAGCGTGAATGACCCGGCTGTGCTTGAGCTATCCCAAGCTCGGCGAAACTTTATCGGCCGCGCGATTATGGAGCTGTGCTGTCGTGAAGTGTTCGAATGGAACAAGATGCAGACGGACCCGAACTTCGGTAATTATTTGTTGCGCATAGGAGAAACCCCGGAGCAAGACCAGGTTGTCCTGCTCGACTTCGGCGCTATCCGAGATTTTGATAATGAAGTGCTAGGGCCAGGCCGAGAGATGATTCGCGCCTCCTTCTATCATGACACCGATCGGCTAATCCGAGCACTCAACGCTCTCGACTTCCTTGCGGGTAATACTCCGCGCAAGCTGCTTGAGGAGTTCTCCGGGCTCTGTTTTGAGGCAATCGAAGTCCTGCAAGACCCTGATCGCTACCCTCCCCCTGCATTCGTTCTAAACGAGAATGGCGAGTACTGCTGGGGCAAAAGCGACCTGCCAAACCGGATTATGAACCGCGCGGGACGCAATGCGTTGTCCGTGCATTTTGATGTGCCGCCTAAAGAATTCATCTTTTTAGCTCGCAAGCTATTGGGGGCATACACTTTTTTGCACGTTATTGAATCTGAAGTCCGAGGCAACACTATTCTGGAGCCTTTCATTCACATGCAGGAAGAGGATGACATTGCCTTGGTCAAACAGAAAACAGTCACTCCGGGTGACTAA
- a CDS encoding nucleoside recognition domain-containing protein encodes MHRLFSLFFLVGIAGAVVQLLTGDIEAPGRLINALWESANLAVDVSLGLIGVLALWSGLFRLAEASQLAHRVSTWVTPVMVRLMPGIARSPGSAAPVSMNLAANMLGLDNAATPLGLKAMASLQEGNPNPRQATNSQIMFLVLNTSSVTLVPVTVLLFRAQQGAADPALVYLPLLMATTISTLIGVIVTARVQKLPLASPLLLAVAGIWLAVLALLGAIVLVAPAETANTFASLLGNGILLLVLAVFFIAAWRSGVDSYDAFVEGAKEGFTLAVKIIPYLVAMLTAIAMLRAGGVLGLLLEGIRVGVAALGLDTRFVDALPVALLKPLSGSGARAAMVDVMQTHGVDSLAGRMAAVMQGSTETTFYVLTVYFGSVGIRDFRYALWCGLAADAAGLISAIFLSYLFFT; translated from the coding sequence TTGCACAGACTGTTCAGCTTGTTTTTCCTTGTAGGCATTGCTGGGGCTGTGGTTCAGCTCCTTACCGGTGATATAGAGGCGCCAGGGCGTCTTATCAACGCCCTGTGGGAATCAGCCAATTTGGCGGTTGATGTTAGCTTGGGGCTAATTGGCGTTCTAGCATTATGGAGCGGCCTCTTCCGGTTAGCAGAAGCCAGCCAGCTTGCTCATCGCGTTTCCACCTGGGTGACCCCTGTGATGGTTCGGTTGATGCCCGGGATTGCACGCTCTCCCGGATCTGCGGCACCGGTCTCCATGAACTTGGCGGCGAATATGTTAGGGCTTGATAACGCCGCCACGCCGCTGGGGCTCAAAGCCATGGCGTCTCTACAAGAAGGCAATCCCAACCCGCGCCAAGCCACCAACAGCCAGATCATGTTTCTGGTGCTGAATACCTCATCGGTGACCCTGGTGCCGGTTACGGTGCTGTTATTCCGTGCGCAACAAGGCGCCGCCGATCCCGCATTAGTGTATTTGCCCTTATTAATGGCAACGACGATCTCTACGCTGATCGGCGTAATTGTTACCGCGAGGGTACAGAAATTACCGCTAGCGAGCCCGTTGTTATTGGCGGTGGCGGGCATCTGGCTAGCCGTTTTGGCCCTGCTGGGTGCCATCGTTTTGGTCGCACCTGCTGAAACGGCCAATACCTTTGCCAGCTTGCTAGGCAACGGCATCCTGCTACTGGTGCTAGCTGTGTTCTTTATTGCCGCCTGGCGCTCTGGGGTAGATAGCTATGATGCGTTTGTGGAGGGCGCCAAGGAGGGCTTTACCCTAGCAGTAAAAATCATCCCTTACCTAGTAGCTATGCTGACCGCAATTGCCATGCTTAGAGCGGGGGGTGTACTCGGATTGCTTCTGGAAGGCATTCGAGTGGGCGTTGCTGCCCTTGGTCTTGATACCCGGTTTGTAGATGCATTGCCCGTGGCCTTGCTCAAGCCCTTAAGTGGTTCCGGCGCAAGGGCTGCCATGGTGGACGTGATGCAAACCCATGGTGTGGATTCGCTAGCAGGGCGAATGGCCGCGGTCATGCAAGGCTCCACAGAAACCACCTTTTATGTGCTTACCGTTTACTTCGGTAGCGTGGGCATTAGGGATTTTCGCTATGCGTTATGGTGTGGGCTGGCAGCGGATGCTGCCGGCTTGATTAGCGCAATTTTCTTGAGCTACCTGTTTTTTACCTAA
- a CDS encoding alpha-ketoglutarate-dependent dioxygenase AlkB family protein: MYPPSTEPEHHLLRNPANETTPAGDATLHYWSGLMGQSHADHALITLSQALDWRQPNITVYGRQHPVPRLTAWHGDAGLHYRYSGHTHIATGWLAALLPIKAEIEHITGKTFNSVLANRYRNGDDCMGYHSDNEPELGCTPWIASYNLGATRELTFRPKSPGGRRQCFSLPLHHDSLLLMSPQVQAGFEHALPRRRNCPDPRINLTFRFIVD, translated from the coding sequence ATGTACCCACCATCGACAGAACCAGAGCATCACCTACTCCGTAATCCCGCCAATGAGACTACTCCGGCTGGCGATGCCACATTGCATTACTGGTCAGGACTGATGGGACAATCACACGCTGACCATGCATTAATCACATTAAGCCAGGCGCTGGACTGGCGACAACCCAACATTACGGTGTACGGGCGGCAACACCCCGTCCCTCGCCTCACTGCTTGGCACGGTGATGCGGGCTTGCACTACCGTTACTCTGGGCACACACATATCGCCACAGGCTGGCTCGCCGCACTATTGCCAATTAAAGCAGAGATCGAACACATCACCGGTAAAACCTTCAATAGCGTGCTGGCTAATCGCTATCGCAATGGCGATGACTGTATGGGCTATCACAGTGACAATGAGCCGGAACTGGGCTGCACTCCTTGGATAGCCTCCTACAATCTTGGTGCCACTCGGGAGCTGACCTTTCGCCCCAAGAGCCCTGGTGGGCGACGACAATGTTTCAGTCTGCCACTACATCATGACAGTCTGTTGTTGATGTCGCCGCAGGTTCAGGCCGGATTTGAGCACGCGCTACCCCGCCGTCGAAACTGTCCTGATCCGCGCATTAACCTGACTTTCCGGTTTATTGTTGATTAA
- a CDS encoding carboxy terminal-processing peptidase: MSLLRKLFPLALALLLLGGAIKGGSALHSNSPEVQGDLKPTEQQLEAAEEIADKLKNHYRQLDFDDQLSEQVLQRYLEDLDPNRLYFLASDIEDFERYSHILDDQLRKGQLEGGYTIFNRFQKRLEDRLTWSLETIANDLESLTFDAEESVRVDRENAPWAKDEAALDEIWKRQLKNAVLSMRLNDSSAEDIETRLTRRYESQLKRIKQNTPEDVFQVYINALTQTFDPHTTYFTPHNSKNFDISMSRSLEGIGAVLQYEDGYTKVVRLVPGGPAAKGGQLKPADRIVGVSQEEGDPVPVIGLRLDEVVDQIRGPKGTKVNLEIIPAGSASEHDTRTISIVRNKVVLEEQAAKKDIIQITRNGQDLKLGIIEIPAFYLDFDAYHRGDPKYTSTTSDVAKLLVELRKENIDGLVIDLRNNGGGSLLEVNKLVSLFINRGPTVQVRESSGRVSIEGDKFPGVLFAGPMAVIVNRYSASASEIFAGAMQDYGRAIIVGDQTYGKGTVQTLLDLNHGKLKMTNAKFYRVSGSSNQNLGIVPDVELPSLVDMDDVGESSLPNALPWDEIKSAKYQRVTDLVPFLPQLRAQHEKRTDNDPEFVYVHSLRKLLDVNRNRTELSLNEEVRTRMQAEFDKERLAIENSRRQARGEEPLESIQALRTLEEQRALDPESHDEAMNEDPYIRETGEILVDYMGLLKENQVARKE; the protein is encoded by the coding sequence ATGTCATTACTCCGTAAGCTATTCCCTCTTGCGCTAGCCCTGTTACTGTTGGGTGGAGCAATCAAGGGTGGTAGCGCATTACATTCCAACTCGCCTGAGGTCCAGGGCGACCTGAAGCCGACGGAACAGCAGCTGGAAGCCGCTGAAGAGATCGCCGACAAACTCAAGAATCACTACCGTCAGCTTGATTTTGATGATCAGCTCTCGGAGCAGGTTCTGCAGCGTTACCTAGAAGACCTGGACCCTAATCGGTTGTATTTCCTGGCATCAGACATTGAAGACTTCGAGCGTTATAGCCATATTTTGGACGATCAACTGCGCAAAGGTCAGCTTGAGGGCGGATATACGATCTTTAATCGCTTCCAGAAACGACTGGAAGATCGGCTTACCTGGTCTCTGGAGACGATCGCCAATGACCTGGAGTCACTGACATTTGATGCTGAAGAATCGGTGCGTGTTGATCGCGAAAACGCGCCTTGGGCTAAAGATGAGGCCGCTCTTGATGAAATATGGAAACGCCAGTTAAAGAATGCGGTACTGTCCATGCGTCTTAACGATTCCAGCGCCGAAGACATCGAAACCCGTTTAACGCGTCGTTACGAGAGCCAACTCAAACGCATCAAGCAAAATACTCCGGAAGATGTCTTCCAAGTGTATATCAATGCACTTACGCAGACGTTTGATCCACATACCACCTATTTCACCCCACATAATTCGAAGAATTTCGACATCAGTATGAGCCGTTCCCTGGAAGGCATTGGGGCCGTGCTGCAGTACGAAGATGGCTACACTAAAGTGGTTCGTCTGGTGCCCGGTGGCCCTGCCGCTAAAGGCGGGCAGCTAAAGCCTGCGGACCGTATTGTTGGTGTATCCCAAGAAGAGGGAGATCCGGTACCGGTGATCGGTTTGCGTTTGGATGAAGTGGTCGATCAGATTCGTGGCCCTAAGGGCACCAAGGTTAATTTGGAAATTATTCCGGCGGGTAGCGCAAGTGAACACGACACGCGCACCATCAGTATTGTCCGTAACAAGGTGGTACTGGAAGAACAAGCAGCCAAGAAAGACATTATCCAGATTACGCGAAACGGCCAGGATCTAAAGTTAGGGATCATCGAAATTCCCGCTTTTTATCTCGATTTCGATGCGTACCATCGCGGTGATCCGAAATACACCAGCACCACCAGTGACGTGGCAAAACTATTGGTAGAGCTGCGTAAAGAAAACATTGATGGTTTAGTTATTGATCTACGTAACAACGGTGGCGGCTCTTTGTTAGAAGTGAACAAGCTGGTTAGCTTATTCATTAACAGGGGCCCTACCGTTCAGGTGCGAGAATCCAGCGGTCGGGTCAGTATTGAGGGTGATAAATTTCCAGGGGTTCTTTTTGCTGGCCCCATGGCGGTAATTGTGAATCGGTATAGCGCGTCCGCATCGGAAATTTTTGCTGGCGCCATGCAGGACTATGGCCGCGCCATCATTGTTGGCGATCAAACTTATGGTAAAGGTACGGTGCAAACCTTGTTGGACCTTAATCATGGCAAACTGAAAATGACCAATGCAAAGTTCTATCGTGTTTCCGGCTCCAGCAACCAGAACCTTGGGATTGTGCCAGATGTGGAGTTACCATCATTAGTAGATATGGACGATGTGGGGGAAAGTTCTTTGCCCAACGCTCTGCCTTGGGATGAAATTAAATCAGCAAAATATCAGCGTGTTACGGACCTTGTACCTTTTCTGCCACAGCTTCGCGCGCAGCACGAGAAACGTACGGATAACGATCCAGAGTTCGTCTATGTGCACTCCCTGCGTAAGCTCCTTGACGTTAACCGTAACCGCACGGAGCTATCATTGAACGAAGAAGTACGGACGCGAATGCAGGCTGAGTTTGACAAAGAGCGCCTAGCGATCGAAAACAGTCGCCGCCAGGCCCGCGGTGAAGAGCCGCTAGAAAGTATTCAGGCGTTACGCACCCTAGAAGAGCAGCGAGCACTGGATCCGGAAAGTCATGATGAGGCCATGAATGAAGACCCTTATATACGCGAGACCGGGGAGATTTTGGTCGATTACATGGGCTTGCTGAAAGAAAATCAGGTCGCTCGTAAGGAGTGA
- a CDS encoding DUF481 domain-containing protein, with amino-acid sequence MRSKTIAAMLLTAGLPAVSVAAQDAAADKGSEVSKWSGDIGVGLLFKRGNTNSDSTNANVNMARDSEKWRHTFKADANNEKEEDPDTEEYNRTDENYFASYKLDRKLGEDAKNYLFNVLTYQKDNFSGYHYEASYAIGVGRRWVDSDRQTLDAEIGPGYRIKCLEPQDSYMSCHDSEENAIARVGIKYELKVSDNTTFKEDLSTEVGGDGADTRAETSLTTAINSRFALRLRHLLESDSSAPAGTNETDHTFSVGVVYSLL; translated from the coding sequence ATGCGCAGTAAGACAATCGCTGCCATGCTGCTAACCGCCGGACTTCCGGCGGTTTCTGTAGCTGCGCAAGACGCAGCTGCCGATAAGGGTAGTGAAGTTAGCAAATGGTCTGGCGACATTGGTGTCGGGCTGCTATTCAAGCGCGGTAACACCAATTCCGACTCTACCAATGCCAATGTCAACATGGCCCGGGACAGCGAGAAATGGCGGCATACATTCAAGGCTGATGCCAATAACGAGAAGGAAGAAGATCCTGATACGGAAGAATATAACCGTACGGATGAGAACTACTTCGCTTCCTACAAGTTGGACCGCAAACTCGGTGAAGATGCCAAGAACTACCTGTTCAATGTGCTGACCTACCAAAAAGATAATTTTTCGGGTTATCACTACGAAGCCAGTTATGCCATCGGTGTGGGGCGTCGGTGGGTCGATTCGGATCGGCAGACTCTGGATGCGGAAATCGGTCCAGGTTATCGAATAAAGTGTTTGGAGCCTCAGGACAGCTATATGAGCTGCCACGACTCCGAAGAGAATGCCATCGCACGCGTCGGTATCAAGTATGAGCTTAAGGTAAGCGACAACACCACCTTCAAGGAAGATCTTTCCACAGAGGTTGGTGGTGATGGAGCGGATACCCGGGCGGAAACCTCTCTGACCACGGCAATCAACTCCCGTTTCGCGTTACGTCTACGCCATCTGCTTGAGAGCGACTCTTCGGCACCTGCGGGAACCAATGAAACGGACCATACCTTTTCTGTAGGCGTGGTTTACTCACTTCTGTAG
- a CDS encoding NAD(P)(+) transhydrogenase (Re/Si-specific) subunit beta, translating to MHVSQNWIDIAYLIAACLFVLGIKGLTKPKTAVRGNMLAAAGMGVAAVVTLLNERIVTYEVIIAGVVVGGLIGAIMAKKVQMTSMPQMIALLNGFGGGASFAVASAEFFSTSSSHDAVSMIAIGAAVLIGAVTLTGSLVAFAKLQELISGQPMGFPGMKLLNAILFIGSIVGIGYLVANPGSEMVLWALVAAAMLLGLFLVLPIGGADMPVVIALLNSYSGVAAAAAGFIMGNSALIITGSLVGASGLILTSIMCKAMNRSLTNVLFGVMAEAGEAMDADEVYAGKVKSTSAEEVAMMLETARRVVIVPGFGLAMAQAQHAVREMADTLEAAGIEVEYAIHPVAGRMPGHMNVLLAEAEVPYDQLKDMDQINPTFEQTDVAIVLGANDVTNPMAREDKGSPIYGMPILNVDKAKTVVVVKRSLSAGFAGLPNPLFAKDNTLMLFGDGKGAVLDITTALKEG from the coding sequence ATGCACGTTTCTCAGAACTGGATTGATATCGCCTACTTGATTGCTGCCTGCCTGTTTGTGCTAGGCATCAAGGGGCTGACCAAGCCAAAGACTGCAGTACGCGGTAACATGCTGGCGGCAGCCGGTATGGGCGTGGCTGCCGTGGTAACACTGCTCAATGAGCGCATCGTTACCTATGAAGTGATCATCGCTGGCGTCGTTGTCGGTGGCCTGATTGGTGCCATTATGGCCAAGAAGGTACAGATGACGTCCATGCCGCAAATGATCGCCCTACTTAACGGTTTTGGTGGCGGTGCCTCCTTTGCTGTTGCCTCAGCTGAATTCTTCAGCACAAGTAGCTCCCACGATGCTGTGTCCATGATCGCCATAGGCGCAGCTGTATTGATCGGTGCGGTCACCCTGACAGGCTCCTTGGTGGCTTTTGCCAAGCTACAAGAGCTCATCAGCGGGCAGCCTATGGGCTTCCCCGGCATGAAGCTGCTCAATGCCATCTTGTTTATCGGGTCGATCGTTGGCATCGGTTACTTGGTGGCCAACCCGGGCAGCGAAATGGTTCTCTGGGCTCTGGTGGCTGCGGCCATGTTGCTGGGACTGTTCCTAGTGCTGCCAATTGGTGGTGCGGACATGCCCGTTGTGATTGCCCTGTTGAACTCCTATTCCGGTGTGGCCGCAGCAGCGGCGGGCTTCATCATGGGCAACAGCGCCTTGATCATCACCGGTTCTCTGGTGGGCGCATCAGGTCTAATCCTGACCAGTATCATGTGTAAAGCCATGAACCGCTCCCTCACCAATGTTCTCTTTGGTGTAATGGCAGAAGCTGGCGAAGCCATGGACGCAGACGAAGTCTACGCCGGCAAGGTGAAGTCTACTTCTGCAGAGGAAGTCGCGATGATGCTCGAAACTGCACGTCGCGTGGTCATTGTTCCAGGCTTTGGCTTGGCGATGGCGCAGGCGCAACACGCCGTGCGTGAAATGGCAGACACTCTGGAAGCCGCTGGTATTGAGGTTGAGTACGCCATTCACCCGGTAGCCGGGCGTATGCCTGGGCACATGAATGTTCTGCTAGCAGAAGCTGAAGTGCCATACGATCAGCTCAAGGATATGGACCAGATTAACCCGACCTTTGAGCAGACGGATGTGGCAATCGTGCTGGGCGCCAATGACGTGACCAACCCCATGGCCCGCGAAGATAAAGGCAGCCCGATTTACGGCATGCCTATCCTCAACGTGGATAAAGCCAAGACTGTGGTTGTGGTAAAACGTTCTCTGAGCGCCGGTTTTGCCGGCCTGCCCAATCCATTGTTTGCCAAAGACAATACTCTGATGTTGTTTGGTGATGGTAAAGGTGCCGTGCTCGATATTACCACGGCCTTGAAAGAAGGCTGA
- a CDS encoding alpha/beta fold hydrolase — protein MARTWVLLRGLVREKRHWEGFPAHFQAAVPQDSVITLDLPGNGEFCQENSPTRIADMVAHARGQLQKQGHQGPYHVVALSLGAMVAVQWLCQAPHEVAFAALINTSASRYSPFWQRLRPANYRRLLKDAVFSRNALQKESAILEITSNMRSQDYLRALADKWRDYAVSQPVSLGNSLRQLLAAIRFRAPAALPSSVPVVIINGGGDRLVGPSCSRSLAVAWQLPLKVHTEAGHDLPLDAPQWLINTLLESVADAAQSLPGSV, from the coding sequence ATGGCGAGGACGTGGGTGTTACTACGTGGCTTGGTTCGTGAAAAGCGGCATTGGGAGGGTTTTCCCGCTCATTTTCAGGCGGCAGTACCGCAAGATAGCGTGATAACGTTGGATTTGCCGGGCAACGGTGAATTTTGCCAGGAAAACAGCCCTACACGCATTGCAGACATGGTTGCCCATGCCCGAGGGCAACTTCAGAAGCAGGGCCATCAAGGGCCTTACCACGTTGTGGCACTGTCATTGGGTGCAATGGTGGCTGTGCAGTGGCTATGTCAAGCGCCCCATGAGGTGGCGTTTGCAGCCCTAATCAATACCAGTGCAAGCCGATATAGCCCGTTCTGGCAACGTCTTCGTCCGGCCAACTACCGCAGACTTCTCAAGGACGCGGTGTTTAGTCGAAACGCATTGCAAAAAGAAAGCGCGATTCTGGAAATTACCTCTAATATGCGCAGCCAAGACTACCTCCGTGCCCTTGCGGATAAGTGGCGCGATTATGCCGTGTCTCAGCCGGTTTCTCTGGGGAATAGCCTGCGCCAATTGCTGGCAGCCATACGTTTTCGCGCCCCCGCGGCACTACCCAGTAGTGTACCCGTGGTCATTATTAATGGCGGAGGAGATCGTTTGGTCGGCCCCAGCTGCTCACGCAGCCTAGCCGTAGCCTGGCAGTTGCCGCTTAAAGTTCATACAGAAGCCGGCCATGATTTGCCACTGGATGCCCCTCAGTGGCTGATCAATACCTTGCTGGAAAGTGTGGCAGATGCAGCGCAAAGCTTACCGGGGTCAGTTTAA
- a CDS encoding NAD(P) transhydrogenase subunit alpha, whose protein sequence is MDPVANLTLFVLAIFLGVELITKVPPTLHTPLMSGSNAISGITIVGALVAAGSEGSTLVSVLGFIAVVLATINVIGGFMVTNRMLAMFKRK, encoded by the coding sequence ATGGATCCTGTAGCCAATCTTACCTTGTTTGTGCTGGCGATCTTTCTCGGCGTGGAATTGATCACCAAAGTGCCGCCCACCCTGCACACTCCGTTGATGTCCGGCTCCAATGCGATCTCCGGTATCACCATTGTGGGTGCGCTGGTTGCCGCTGGCTCCGAGGGCAGCACGCTGGTTAGCGTACTCGGTTTCATCGCGGTGGTGCTGGCCACGATTAACGTGATTGGAGGCTTCATGGTCACCAATCGAATGCTGGCGATGTTCAAGAGGAAGTAA
- a CDS encoding Re/Si-specific NAD(P)(+) transhydrogenase subunit alpha → MIIGVPKEICPGEQRVALTPANVSALLKKQGVEIIIERGAGDIAGYPDSAYEAAGSKLVDRDEVFSSAQVVLQVQTPGSNIKNGDEDLTKLKEGQILIGMTDPLANPQFAQSLAEKKVSGLALELVPRITRAQAMDVLSSMAMIAGYKCVLLAATESARMFPMNMTAAGTMKPARVLIMGVGVAGLQACATAKRLGAVVEAYDVRPAAREQILSVGAKPVELDLDTGEAEGTGGYAKAQGEDFLKRQRELMTEVVKEMDVIITTAAIPGAKSPILVTEDMVKAMKPGSIIVDMAAERGGNCDLTESGKTVVKHGVTIIGPENVPSTVAFHASQMFGKNMENLLNLLIDDEGKLQLDFEDEIVAETVISHEGDVPQPRLRDLLGLPALAKPEPEATEATPDAASKEEK, encoded by the coding sequence GTGATTATCGGTGTTCCCAAAGAAATCTGCCCTGGCGAGCAGCGCGTTGCTTTAACGCCTGCCAATGTCAGCGCACTGCTTAAAAAACAAGGTGTCGAGATCATCATCGAGCGCGGAGCTGGCGATATTGCTGGCTATCCGGACAGTGCTTATGAAGCTGCCGGTTCCAAGCTGGTTGATCGCGATGAGGTGTTCTCTTCCGCTCAAGTTGTTCTGCAGGTACAAACGCCCGGCAGTAACATCAAGAACGGTGACGAGGATCTGACTAAATTGAAGGAAGGCCAGATATTGATCGGCATGACCGATCCACTGGCTAACCCACAATTTGCCCAATCCCTGGCTGAGAAAAAAGTCTCCGGTTTGGCGCTTGAACTGGTGCCGCGTATTACCCGTGCTCAAGCCATGGATGTACTGTCTTCCATGGCCATGATCGCCGGTTATAAGTGTGTACTGCTAGCCGCTACAGAGTCTGCACGCATGTTCCCCATGAACATGACCGCTGCCGGGACCATGAAGCCGGCACGCGTACTCATTATGGGTGTGGGCGTTGCCGGCCTGCAGGCCTGTGCCACGGCCAAGCGCTTGGGTGCCGTCGTTGAAGCCTACGACGTACGCCCGGCTGCCCGCGAACAGATTTTGTCGGTCGGCGCCAAGCCGGTCGAGTTGGATCTGGACACTGGTGAAGCCGAAGGCACTGGCGGTTATGCCAAGGCCCAAGGTGAAGATTTCCTTAAGCGTCAGCGAGAGCTAATGACCGAAGTGGTTAAGGAAATGGACGTCATTATCACTACCGCCGCTATCCCTGGCGCCAAGAGCCCGATTCTGGTTACCGAAGACATGGTGAAAGCCATGAAGCCCGGTTCCATTATTGTGGACATGGCCGCAGAACGTGGTGGCAACTGTGATCTGACCGAATCCGGTAAGACCGTCGTGAAACATGGCGTAACTATCATCGGTCCAGAAAACGTGCCCTCCACGGTCGCTTTCCATGCCAGCCAGATGTTCGGCAAAAACATGGAAAACTTGCTTAACTTGCTCATCGATGATGAAGGCAAGCTGCAGCTAGACTTCGAAGATGAAATCGTTGCTGAAACCGTGATCAGTCACGAAGGCGACGTTCCCCAGCCTCGTTTGCGCGATCTTCTCGGCCTCCCCGCTCTGGCCAAACCTGAGCCGGAAGCCACTGAAGCCACGCCCGACGCGGCTAGCAAGGAGGAAAAGTAA
- a CDS encoding mechanosensitive ion channel family protein produces the protein MDQYLSQLETFANENLVPYAWSIAAALVIFIVGSWVVARLSHWVQKLLNKRMDETVATFLGRIVHILLFVFVVIASLDQLGIETTSLVAILGAAGLAVGLALKDSLGNFAAGVMLILFKPFRVGHYVEAGGTSGTVKEIRIFATIMNSPDNKVLTVPNGAIMSGNIVNYSEKPTRRVDMVFGVAYDADLSVVKKVLEEILAADERVLKDPAPTIVVGELADSSVNFLCRPWVNSADYWPVLWDTTEAAKLRFDEAGIGIPFPQMDVHLDKND, from the coding sequence ATGGATCAATATCTGTCGCAACTAGAAACCTTTGCCAATGAAAACTTGGTGCCCTATGCCTGGAGCATTGCCGCCGCACTGGTAATTTTCATTGTTGGTAGCTGGGTGGTTGCTCGGCTAAGTCACTGGGTGCAAAAACTACTAAACAAACGAATGGATGAAACGGTCGCCACCTTCTTAGGGCGCATTGTTCATATCTTGTTATTTGTTTTCGTTGTTATTGCGTCTTTAGATCAGCTTGGCATTGAAACGACCTCGCTAGTTGCCATTTTGGGTGCTGCCGGCTTGGCTGTTGGCTTGGCATTGAAAGACTCTCTGGGTAACTTTGCTGCCGGCGTGATGCTTATCCTGTTCAAGCCGTTCCGCGTGGGCCATTACGTTGAAGCAGGGGGAACTTCTGGTACCGTTAAAGAAATCCGCATTTTCGCAACCATCATGAACAGCCCGGACAATAAAGTACTTACTGTCCCTAACGGCGCAATCATGTCCGGTAATATCGTCAATTACTCCGAAAAACCGACCCGCCGTGTGGATATGGTCTTCGGTGTTGCCTACGATGCTGATCTTTCTGTGGTGAAAAAGGTGCTTGAAGAGATTCTTGCTGCGGATGAGCGTGTTCTGAAGGATCCAGCCCCAACTATTGTGGTAGGTGAGCTGGCGGATAGCTCAGTTAATTTCCTATGCCGCCCCTGGGTAAATAGCGCGGATTACTGGCCAGTTCTGTGGGACACCACAGAAGCGGCGAAACTTCGCTTTGACGAAGCAGGGATTGGCATTCCGTTCCCACAGATGGACGTACATCTAGACAAAAATGACTAA